A stretch of Abyssogena phaseoliformis symbiont OG214 DNA encodes these proteins:
- the murG gene encoding undecaprenyldiphospho-muramoylpentapeptide beta-N-acetylglucosaminyltransferase, which yields MSKKILIMAGGTGGHIFPALAIANELKNYSTHVQWLGSNAGMENKIVPKHNIKLHTVNSVGLRGKSIVSLIKAPFLLSYATLQVMGIFLKFNPDIVLGMGGFASGIGGLVTWIFRTPLVIHEQNSIPGTTNKILNKIATKTFQAFNDTFIKNATTSGNPVAFNPVEKYTNNNKLNLLIIGGSLGSKSINDIVTQLNININIWHQTGELHFDAVKAQYKNNTTKVTAFIKDMANAYAWADIVLCRAGAMTISELMLSATPSILIPLPHAIDNHQFYNAKILANNNAGILIEQKDLTIELLETTLLNINKNQIKQMSTNALKLAKPNAAKQIVDYLLAFD from the coding sequence ATGTCTAAAAAAATTCTGATTATGGCTGGTGGCACTGGTGGGCATATATTTCCTGCACTTGCCATTGCTAATGAACTTAAAAATTATTCAACCCATGTTCAATGGCTGGGCTCAAATGCTGGCATGGAAAACAAAATCGTGCCTAAACATAATATCAAACTACACACAGTGAACAGTGTTGGCTTGCGTGGTAAAAGTATTGTTAGCCTGATAAAAGCACCTTTTTTGTTGAGTTATGCCACACTACAAGTGATGGGTATTTTTCTAAAGTTTAACCCCGATATTGTACTTGGCATGGGTGGCTTTGCCTCTGGCATTGGCGGTTTGGTGACTTGGATTTTTAGAACACCGCTGGTGATTCATGAACAGAACTCTATACCAGGTACAACCAATAAAATACTCAATAAAATAGCCACCAAAACCTTTCAAGCATTTAATGATACTTTTATTAAAAATGCCACCACTTCTGGCAATCCTGTTGCGTTCAACCCTGTTGAAAAATACACTAATAACAACAAATTAAACTTATTAATTATCGGTGGCTCTTTAGGCTCAAAGTCTATTAATGATATCGTCACACAACTCAATATTAATATTAATATTTGGCATCAAACAGGAGAGCTGCATTTTGATGCGGTTAAAGCCCAGTATAAAAACAACACTACGAAAGTGACTGCATTTATTAAAGATATGGCAAACGCCTATGCTTGGGCAGATATTGTACTTTGTAGAGCGGGTGCAATGACAATCTCAGAGCTAATGTTATCAGCCACACCCAGTATTTTAATCCCACTACCTCATGCTATTGACAATCATCAATTTTATAATGCCAAGATTTTGGCAAATAATAACGCTGGCATATTGATTGAACAAAAAGATTTAACGATCGAACTGTTAGAAACAACCTTACTCAATATTAACAAAAATCAAATTAAACAAATGTCTACTAATGCACTCAAACTTGCCAAACCCAATGCGGCTAAACAGATTGTAGATTATCTACTTGCTTTTGATTAA
- the bioB gene encoding biotin synthase BioB produces the protein MAELRNDWTLKEVEALFALPFNDLLFQAHSIHRQNFDPNQVQISSLLNIKTGACPEDCSYCSQSSKYDTGLEREKLMEVDLVLQQAKEAQDKGTTRFCMGAAWRNPTDKSLDKVIPMIQGVKAMGMETCVTLGMLTQEQAFTLKEAGLDYYNHNIDTSKEHYSNVVTTRNFQDRLNTLESVQNADIHVCSGGILGLGENQTDRASMLRSLSNLKTHPDSVPLNLLVPIPGTPFENIKPPTESEFIRTIAVARIMMPKSVVRLSAGRTEMGEAMQALCFFAGANSIFYGEQLLTTDNPNTNSDQDLFARLGINQKQVDNLQSV, from the coding sequence ATGGCAGAATTAAGAAACGATTGGACTCTAAAAGAGGTTGAGGCACTATTTGCATTACCTTTTAATGATTTATTATTTCAAGCACACAGTATTCATAGACAGAATTTTGACCCTAATCAGGTTCAAATTAGCTCATTGTTAAATATCAAAACTGGTGCGTGTCCAGAAGATTGCTCATATTGTTCACAAAGTTCTAAATATGACACAGGTCTTGAACGTGAAAAATTAATGGAAGTTGATTTGGTGCTTCAACAAGCCAAAGAAGCACAAGACAAAGGTACGACACGATTTTGCATGGGAGCTGCATGGCGAAACCCCACCGATAAGAGTTTAGATAAGGTCATTCCAATGATTCAAGGCGTAAAAGCCATGGGCATGGAAACGTGCGTAACTTTAGGTATGTTGACTCAAGAACAAGCATTTACCTTAAAAGAAGCGGGTTTAGATTATTATAATCATAACATTGACACCTCAAAAGAACACTACTCAAATGTGGTTACTACGCGTAATTTTCAAGATCGCTTGAATACTTTAGAGTCAGTACAAAATGCCGATATTCATGTTTGTAGTGGTGGCATTTTAGGCTTGGGTGAAAATCAAACTGATCGCGCCTCTATGCTTAGGTCGCTGTCTAATTTAAAAACACATCCAGACAGTGTGCCACTTAACTTATTAGTACCCATTCCAGGTACGCCATTTGAAAACATTAAGCCACCAACAGAAAGTGAGTTTATACGCACCATTGCAGTAGCACGTATTATGATGCCAAAATCAGTTGTGCGTTTATCAGCAGGGCGCACTGAAATGGGTGAGGCCATGCAAGCGCTTTGTTTTTTTGCAGGGGCTAATTCTATTTTTTATGGCGAGCAATTACTCACCACTGACAATCCAAACACAAATAGCGACCAAGATTTGTTTGCAAGGTTAGGGATTAATCAAAAGCAAGTAGATAATCTACAATCTGTTTAG
- the glnA gene encoding type I glutamate--ammonia ligase, with protein sequence MSAKNVMKMIEDNEVKFIDFRFTDTIGKEHHVSVPAHAVNAEKLEEGQMFDGSSIAGWKPINESDMIMMPDTTTAVMDPFTEESTLNITCDIIESNDMKGYEKDPRSIAKRAEAYLNETGIGDTAYFGNEPEFFVFDSVKWDTGFGLGKAFYEIHSEEADWESGSDFEGGNKGHRPRIKGGYFPVPPVDSLHDLRSQMCLAIEEMGVTTEVHHHEVGTAGQCEIGALFNTLVKKADETQILKYCVHNVAHAYGKTATFMPKPIAVDNGNGMHVHQSISKDGKNLFDGDKYGNLSEMALHYIGGIIKHAQALNAFTNASTNSYKRLVPGFEAPEMLAYSAKNRSAAIRIPFVSNPKGRRIEVRFPDPTANPYLAFAAMLMAGLDGIKNKIDPGKPGDEDLYELTEKEKSTFPKVCGSLDQALGALNKDREFLKQGGVFTDNVIDSFIELKMTEVTALRASPHPVEFDMYYSV encoded by the coding sequence ATGTCTGCTAAAAATGTAATGAAAATGATTGAAGACAATGAAGTGAAATTCATTGATTTTCGTTTTACTGATACCATTGGTAAAGAACACCACGTGAGCGTTCCAGCACACGCCGTTAATGCTGAAAAATTAGAAGAGGGTCAGATGTTTGATGGCTCATCAATTGCTGGTTGGAAGCCTATTAATGAATCTGACATGATTATGATGCCAGACACAACAACAGCGGTAATGGACCCATTTACTGAAGAGTCTACGCTTAATATCACTTGTGATATTATCGAGTCAAATGATATGAAGGGCTATGAAAAAGACCCTCGTTCTATTGCAAAAAGAGCCGAAGCTTATTTAAATGAAACTGGCATTGGTGATACTGCATATTTTGGTAACGAGCCAGAGTTTTTTGTTTTTGATAGTGTTAAGTGGGATACAGGCTTCGGTTTGGGCAAGGCATTTTATGAAATTCACTCTGAGGAAGCGGATTGGGAATCAGGCTCTGATTTTGAAGGCGGCAATAAAGGACATCGTCCTAGGATTAAAGGTGGTTATTTTCCAGTTCCTCCAGTAGATTCATTGCATGATTTACGCTCACAAATGTGTTTAGCAATCGAAGAAATGGGCGTTACTACCGAAGTTCATCACCACGAAGTTGGTACTGCTGGACAGTGTGAAATTGGCGCACTGTTTAACACGTTAGTGAAAAAAGCTGATGAGACTCAAATCTTAAAATATTGTGTACATAATGTGGCGCATGCTTATGGTAAAACAGCAACCTTTATGCCTAAGCCAATTGCAGTTGATAATGGCAACGGTATGCATGTTCATCAGTCAATCTCTAAAGATGGTAAAAACTTATTTGATGGTGATAAGTATGGCAATCTAAGTGAAATGGCACTGCATTATATTGGTGGTATCATTAAGCACGCTCAAGCGCTTAATGCCTTTACCAATGCTTCTACTAACTCGTATAAGCGCTTAGTACCAGGCTTTGAAGCGCCAGAAATGCTGGCATATTCGGCCAAAAATCGTTCTGCTGCGATTCGCATTCCTTTTGTGTCTAATCCAAAAGGCCGTCGTATTGAAGTGCGTTTTCCAGATCCAACAGCCAATCCATATCTTGCATTTGCAGCAATGTTAATGGCAGGCCTTGATGGTATTAAGAACAAGATTGACCCTGGAAAACCAGGTGATGAAGACTTGTATGAATTAACAGAAAAAGAAAAATCGACCTTTCCTAAAGTTTGTGGTTCGTTAGATCAAGCACTAGGGGCACTGAATAAAGATCGTGAGTTTTTAAAGCAAGGTGGCGTGTTCACTGATAATGTGATTGATTCATTCATTGAATTAAAAATGACAGAAGTGACTGCACTACGCGCTTCTCCTCATCCGGTAGAGTTTGACATGTATTACAGTGTGTAA
- a CDS encoding sulfurtransferase TusA family protein, translating to MKHNLDVKRLLCPMPVIRLGEMIEKIKSNDTIEMLATDPGVLHDIPAWCKVHGHRVISINEKTDEIILLVEKIG from the coding sequence GTGAAACATAATCTTGATGTTAAGCGCTTGTTGTGCCCTATGCCAGTGATTCGCTTAGGTGAGATGATTGAAAAAATTAAAAGTAATGACACGATTGAAATGCTTGCCACCGATCCTGGTGTATTACACGACATACCTGCTTGGTGTAAAGTACACGGGCATAGAGTGATTTCGATTAATGAAAAAACCGATGAGATTATTCTACTTGTAGAGAAAATAGGGTAA
- the hemF gene encoding oxygen-dependent coproporphyrinogen oxidase encodes MIEQIKKYLLMLQADICEQLEQIDGRAEFIKDVWEKQNNAGNGLTRVLSNGAVFEQAGVNFSIVRGDDMPASATALRPELAGRRFTALGVSLVIHPHNPYVPTSHANVRFFIAEKESEAPIWWFGGGFDLTPYYGFDEDAIFWHQSAKQACDSFGEGVYPKYKKWCDDYFYLKHRGEQRGIGGLFFDDLNEGGFDECFAFMKSVGDGYIKAYRPIVERRKDTPYTDHERQFQLYRRGRYVEFNLVYDRGTLFGLQTGGRSESILMSLPPLVHWEYRYEPEPDSEEARLYTRFIQPQDWINISQESVK; translated from the coding sequence GTGATTGAACAAATTAAAAAATATTTATTAATGTTGCAAGCCGATATTTGTGAACAACTTGAGCAAATAGATGGCAGGGCTGAGTTTATTAAAGATGTTTGGGAAAAGCAAAATAATGCAGGCAACGGATTAACCCGAGTGCTAAGTAATGGCGCTGTGTTCGAACAAGCAGGTGTTAATTTTTCAATCGTTCGTGGCGATGATATGCCGGCCTCAGCCACCGCATTAAGACCAGAGTTAGCAGGGCGACGTTTTACCGCTTTAGGCGTATCATTAGTGATTCATCCACACAATCCTTATGTGCCCACTTCACACGCTAATGTTCGGTTTTTTATCGCTGAAAAAGAAAGTGAAGCCCCTATTTGGTGGTTTGGCGGTGGCTTTGATTTAACGCCATATTATGGTTTTGACGAAGATGCCATTTTTTGGCATCAGTCAGCCAAACAAGCGTGCGACTCATTTGGTGAAGGGGTCTATCCAAAGTACAAAAAATGGTGTGATGATTATTTTTATTTAAAGCATAGGGGTGAGCAACGTGGCATTGGTGGCTTGTTTTTTGATGATCTTAATGAAGGTGGTTTTGATGAGTGCTTTGCTTTTATGAAAAGTGTAGGTGATGGCTATATTAAAGCTTATCGCCCCATTGTTGAACGTAGAAAGGACACGCCTTATACAGACCATGAGAGACAATTTCAGCTTTATCGTCGAGGGCGTTATGTTGAATTTAATCTGGTTTATGATCGAGGTACTTTATTTGGTTTACAAACGGGTGGTCGTAGTGAATCAATTTTGATGTCATTACCACCATTGGTGCATTGGGAGTATCGATACGAGCCAGAGCCAGATAGCGAAGAAGCAAGGTTGTACACACGTTTTATTCAACCTCAAGATTGGATTAACATCTCTCAAGAGAGTGTGAAATAA
- a CDS encoding L-threonylcarbamoyladenylate synthase: MNFQTRLAASCLKTGGVISNPTDTIQGLTCLPKFKLSMARVLQLKRRSSAKGLILLASDVRYFIDYVEDASLLVDVTIDAQPTTYLLKANEHTSKLLTGDFDTIALRLTNNQLITNLCVATNGALVSSSANITSKRSATSMLDLKEFFSDKLDFIIPPKTYNTQASKIINLQTGEKIR; encoded by the coding sequence ATGAATTTTCAGACCAGGCTTGCAGCATCTTGTTTAAAAACAGGTGGTGTGATTAGTAATCCTACTGACACCATTCAGGGGTTGACTTGCTTGCCAAAATTTAAGCTCTCTATGGCTAGAGTACTACAACTTAAACGCCGTTCAAGCGCTAAAGGCTTGATACTACTAGCCAGTGATGTGCGTTATTTTATTGATTATGTTGAAGATGCCTCCTTATTGGTTGATGTAACAATTGATGCTCAGCCAACTACTTATTTACTCAAGGCGAATGAGCATACCTCTAAATTATTAACAGGTGACTTTGATACCATTGCACTTAGATTGACCAATAATCAACTTATTACTAATTTATGTGTAGCCACTAATGGCGCCCTAGTTTCAAGTAGTGCTAATATTACAAGCAAGCGTAGCGCAACAAGTATGTTGGATTTAAAAGAATTCTTTAGTGATAAATTAGATTTTATTATCCCACCAAAAACTTATAATACCCAAGCATCAAAAATTATTAATTTGCAAACTGGAGAGAAAATTAGGTGA